The Salminus brasiliensis chromosome 3, fSalBra1.hap2, whole genome shotgun sequence genome contains a region encoding:
- the tanc2a gene encoding protein TANC2 isoform X2 codes for MLSAWRGGGSGDGECVFEGDYAVPPLPVTEGMQHIRIMEGVTRSLPSSPLLSHQAINMRLQPLKRLPGEDSQELGPPPSVDEAANTLMTRLGFLLGDKVTEGPDRVPYGMEEQDDSQAISMTQRISPCSSLASSSASPPPGSPCSTLPPGAPGSMGAYGSITSPTSTLESRDSGIIATLTSYSENADRGGKHGESSRGSLKLWQTQKTAGTDSFLYRVDENMAASTYSLNKIPERSLEHSASHSAHSIPLYLMPRPNSVAATSSAHLEDLAYLDEQRQAPLRTSLRMPRQNSGAGRSGQDLRVRFAPYRPPDIALKPLLFEVPSLTTESVFTGREWLFQEVDAHLRGSEPTNRGVIIVGNVGFGKTAIISRLVALSCHGNRMRQIASDSPHSSPKHGDTLPHTQPQSAHGTLVGGSSCPGTPEMRRRQEEVIRRLASQVVAYHYCQADNAYTCLVPEFVHNVAALLCRAPQLQAYRELLLRQPHLQSLLSLRSCVQEPMTAFRRGLLEPLHLLHRERKVACDEDLIILIDGLNEAEFHKPDYGDTIVSFLCKTIERFPPWLKLVVTVRTSLQDVTRPLPFHRISLDRLEESDAIDSDLQGYILHRLHSSQEIQNNVALNGKLDNAAFSKLSAHLKGLSRGSYLYLKLTLDLIEKGYLVLKSSSYKVVPVSLAEVYLLQLNMRFPTQSSFERALPLLNVAVASLHPLTDEQAFGAVNAGAVWGAALDWDDFQQRADHLSPFLVKRRDGTRMFVHPSFREWLIWREDGEKTKFLCDPRSGHTLLAFWFSRQEGKLNRQQTIELGHHILKAHIFKGLSKKVGVSSSVLQGLWVSYSTEGLSAALASLRNLYTPNIKVSRLLILGGANVNYRTEVLNNAPVLCVHAHLGYLEMVALLLEFGADVDGPSESGLTPVGYAAASGHLPIVTALCAKKAKVDHLDRNGQCALVHAALRGHLEVVKYLVQCDWSSDDEQPSAFSKSHAVQQALIAAASMGYTEIASYLLDLPEKDEEEEERAQINNFDTLWGETALTAAAGRGKLDVCRLLLEQGAAVSQPNRRGIVPLFSAVRQGHWQIVELLQNHGADVNMADKQGRTPLMVASSEGHLATAEFLLAQGASLALMDKEGLTALSWACLKGHLPLVRALVERGAATAHADKSGRTPLDLAAFYGDSEVVQFLVDHGAMIEHVDYSGMRPLDRAVGCRNTSVVVALLKKGAKIGPATWAMATSKPDIMIVLLSKLIEEGDGFYKKGKVKEAAQRYQYALKKFPREGFTEDLKTFRELKVSLLLNLSRCRRKMNDFGMAEEFASRALELKPKSYEAYYARARAKRSSRQFHAALEDLSEAMRLCPNNREIQRLLQRVEEECRQVAQQQELDPPPSPPPHERDPPMAPPPPLEPRLSDMEPVQDLFEEDEDYLERDLDGLPLGVPAEPHSSPSGLPVIQNVMPPSPSHRDSPYLSGPPSIGQAFDLRPTPPSMSSPTRQGYQSTSPSLSPTHQSSHYRPSPPHTSPAHQASSSSSSSSYHFSPPPSPLRRGGPQYRSSPISTSENMGLYRPQSASAASSGRYQQDQQLSGRPKSPLSKMSSQRSFQTAQLPAQQPQGQWLQPAKAQIVRTNQPSASVHSSVVLGSSAYSQMAHSMSARCPGDMDELGEVGSYPASLQGALYPRALSMDPGAMEEELLQRPSSAYRPSAPGLRYGQTPQISRSQSAAYYPISPHELERQAQLGSPENPHAMRRPVSATSAEPKPHLPTPRPLIHSQSVGLRFSPSSSSLGLPVGSSANLGPGFRASASAQQMEIPLKLAYEGGYCDAPSPVSPPSMAGGGTYPGESVRSRSTPFMGIIDKTARTQQYLQQTQQPPPSMAPSSSSSRAWAVSSLDTVVSSPATSPGNTGYGQQGHIAYYNRTNNAHNGHLAEDDYYMARDRADNMGRVSQAPTYPDVKVARTLPVAQAYQDSEYRQVGRGERQGPTSPIKPKRPFVESNV; via the exons GCCATCTCCATGACCCAGAGGATCAGTCCATGCTCCAGTCTGGCCAGCAGCTCAGCATCGCCACCTCCTGGCAGCCCATGCTCCACCCTGCCCCCCGGAGCCCCGGGCAGCATGGGCGCTTATGGCTCTATCACCAGCCCCACGTCCACGCTAGAGAGCCGAGACAGCGGCATCATCG CTACCCTCACCAGTTACTCGGAGAACGCGGATCGAGGCGGGAAACACGGCGAGAGCTCGCGAGGAAGCCTCAAACTGTGGCAGACTCAGAAAACAGCCGGGACCGACTCCTTCCTGTACCGCGTGGATGAAAACATGGCCGCCTCCACGTACAGCCTCAACAAAATCCCAGAGAGAAGCCTGGAGCACTCCGCCTCCCACTCCGCCCACTCCATCCCCCTCTACCTCATGCCCCGCCCCAACTCTGTGGCTG CCACAAGTTCTGCTCACTTGGAGGATCTGGCATATCTGGATGAACAGAGACAGGCCCCCCTGCGCACTTCCCTGCGAATGCCCCGCCAGAACTCGGGGGCAGGCCGCTCTGGGCAGGACCTAAGAG TGCGCTTCGCCCCATACCGCCCGCCGGACATCGCCCTGAAGCCCCTGCTGTTCGAGGTGCCCAGCCTGACGACCGAGTCGGTCTTCACAGGGCGCGAATGGCTCTTTCAGGAGGTGGACGCCCATCTCCGTGGCAGTGAGCCCACCAACCGCGGCGTGATCATCGTGGGCAACGTGGGCTTCGGCAAGACAGCCATCATCTCCCGCCTGGTGGCGCTTAGCTGCCACGGCAACCGCATGAGGCAGATCGCCTCGGACAGCCCGCATTCTTCACCCAAAC ATGGTGACACTCTCCCCCATACTCAGCCGCAGTCAGCTCATGGTACCCTTGTGGGGGGCAGCAGTTGCCCCGGCACTCCGGAGATGAGGAGACGTCAGGAGGAGGTGATCAGGAGACTCGCCTCTCAA GTGGTGGCATATCATTACTGCCAGGCAGACAATGCATACACGTGTCTGGTGCCGGAGTTTGTGCACAACGTGGCAGCTCTGCTGTGCCGGGCTCCTCAGCTGCAGGCCTACCGTGAGCTTCTGCTACGCCAGCCCCACCTGCAGAGCCTGCTCAGCCTGCGCTCCTGCGTCCAGGAGCCAATGACAGCCTTTCGCAGAGGCCTGCTGGAGCCACTACACTTACTGCacagag AGAGGAAGGTGGCGTGTGATGAGGACCTGATCATTTTGATTGACGGACTAAACGAGGCAGAGTTCCATAAGCCGGATTACGGAGACACCATCGTCTCCTTTCTGTGTAAAACTATCGAGCGCTTCCCACCCTGGCTCAAACTGGTGGTGACCGTCAGGACGTCCCTACAG gatGTGACCCGTCCATTGCCGTTCCACCGGATCTCTCTGGATCGCCTGGAGGAAAGTGACGCCATCGACTCAGACCTGCAGGGTTACATCCTGCACCGGCTGCACTCCAGCCAGGAGATCCAGAACAACGTGGCCCTGAATGGCAAGCTGGACAACGCCGCCTTTAGCAAGCTCAGCGCCCACCTGAAGGGCCTGAGCCGTGGCTCCTACCTCTACCTGAAGCTCACACTGGACCTCATTGAGAAGGGCTACCTGGTGCTCAAGAGCTCCAGTTACAAG GTGGTGCCGGTGAGCCTGGCGGAGGTGTACCTGCTGCAGCTGAACATGCGCTTCCCCACGCAGTCGTCGTTTGAGCGGGCCCTGCCTCTGCTGAATGTGGCCGTGGCCTCGCTCCACCCGCTCACGGACGAGCAGGCCTTCGGGGCGGTGAACGCCGGGGCTGTGTGGGGCGCTGCTCTTGACTGGGACGACTTCCAGCAGCGCGCAGACCACCTCTCTCCATTTCTGGTGAAGAGGCGGGACGGCACGCGCATGTTCGTACATCCGTCCTTCAGAGAGTGGCTGATCTGGAGGGAGGACGGAGAGAAGACCAAGTTCCTCTGTGACCCCAG GAGCGGCCACACACTGCTGGCCTTCTGGTTCTCCCGGCAGGAGGGCAAGCTGAACCGCCAGCAGACCATCGAGCTGGGCCACCACATCCTCAAAGCTCACATCTTCAAG GGCCTGAGTAAGAAGGTCGGGGTTTCCTCGTCCGTGCTGCAGGGGCTGTGGGTGTCCTACAGTACGGAGGGACTGTCTGCTGCTCTCGCGTCGCTGCGCAACCTCTACACTCCCAACATCAAG GTCTCTCGTCTGTTGATTTTGGGAGGAGCTAATGTGAACTACCGTACAGAGGTGTTGAATAACGCCCCGGTGCTGTGCGTACATGCCCACCTGGGTTACCTGGAGATGGTGGCCCTGCTGCTGGAGTTCGGGGCGGACGTTGACGGCCCATCAGAAAGCGGCCTTACTCCAGTGGGCTACGCTGCTGCCTCCGGCCATCTGCCTATCGTCACTGCCCTCTGCGCCAAGAAAGCCAAG GTGGACCATCTGGACAGGAACGGGCAGTGTGCTCTGGTTCACGCGGCCTTGCGGGGCCACCTAGAGGTGGTAAAGTACCTGGTGCAGTGTGACTGGAGCTCCGATGACGAGCAGCCCTCAGCCTTTAGCAAGAGCCATGCAGTGCAACAAGCCCTGATAGCAGCTGCTAGCATGGGCTATACTGAg attGCATCATATCTACTGGATCTTCCAGAGAAagatgaggaggaagaagagcgTGCGCAGATCAACAACTTCGACACACTGTGGGGGGAAACAG ctctgacAGCAGCAGCTGGTCGGGGGAAGCTGGACGTGTGCAGGTTGTTGTTGGAGCAGGGGGCTGCCGTGTCTCAGCCCAACCGCCGCGGCATAGTGCCGCTCTTCAGCGCCGTCCGCCAGGGACACTGGCAG attgTAGAACTGCTGCAGAATCACGGGGCGGATGTGAACATGGCAGATAAACAGGGTCGGACTCCTCTCATGGTGGCCTCCTCTGAGGGTCATCTGGCCACAGCTGAGTTCCTGCTGGCACAGG GTGCCTCATTGGCTCTGATGGACAAAGAAGGTCTTACCGCTCTCAGCTGGGCGTGTCTGAAAGGGCACCTCCCTTTGGTACGTGCTCTGGTGGAGAGGGGTGCAGCAACTGCTCACGCGGACAAGAGTGGACGGACCCCCCTGGACCTCGCAGCCTTTTACGGAGACTCTGAAGTG GTGCAGTTTCTGGTGGATCACGGTGCGATGATTGAGCATGTGGACTACAGCGGCATGCGACCTCTGGACCGAGCTGTGGGCTGCAGAAACACGTCGGTTGTGGTGGCGCTGCTGAAGAAGGGGGCCAAGATAG GTCCAGCGACGTGGGCAATGGCCACCTCCAAGCCGGACATCATGATCGTCCTCCTGAGCAAGCTGATCGAGGAAGGAGACGGGTTCTACAAG AAGGGGAAAGTGAAAGAGGCGGCTCAGCGGTATCAGTATGCCCTGAAGAAGTTTCCCCGAGAGGGCTTCACAGAGGACCTCAAAACCTTCAGAGAGCTCAAAGTCTCCCTGCTGCTCAACCTGTCCCGCTGCCGCAGGAAAATGAAC GACTTTGGCATGGCGGAGGAGTTTGCCTCCAGGGCTCTAGAGTTGAAACCCAAATCCTATGAGGCCTATTACGCACGAGCCCGCGCCAAGCGCAGCAGCAG GCAATTCCACGCAGCCCTGGAGGACCTGAGTGAAGCCATGCGCCTCTGCCCCAACAACCGCGAGATCCAGCGCCTGCTGCAACGCGTGGAGGAGGAATGTCGCCAGGTCGCTCAGCAACAGGAGCTGGATCCACCCCCTTCTCCACCTCCCCACGAAAGAGACCCACCGATGGCCCCACCTCCCCCGCTGGAGCCCCGCCTCTCAGACATGGAGCCCGTGCAGGACCTGTTCGAGGAGGACGAGGATTACCTGGAGCGAGATTTGGACGGTTTGCCACTAGGCGTCCCAGCTGAGCCTCACTCCAGTCCGTCAGGCTTGCCTGTGATTCAGAACGTCATGCCCCCATCCCCCAGCCACCGGGACTCCCCCTACCTCTCTGGACCTCCTTCGATTGGCCAGGCTTTCGATCTCCGCCCCACTCCGCCTTCTATGTCCTCCCCAACCCGCCAAGGCTATCAGTCcacctctccttccctctctcccacCCACCAAAGCTCTCATTATCGCCCGAGCCCGCCTCATACATCCCCAGCGCATcaagcctcctcctcctcctcctcttcctcttacCACTTCAGCCCTCCTCCATCACCTCTGCGTCGCGGTGGGCCGCAGTACCGCTCCAGCCCCATCTCCACCTCCGAAAACATGGGCCTCTACCGGCCCCAGTCAGCCTCTGCCGCTTCCTCGGGTCGCTACCAGCAGGATCAGCAGCTTTCAGGACGTCCCAAATCCCCTCTCTCCAAAATGAGCAGCCAGCGCTCCTTCCAGACAGCCCAGCTTCCAGCTCAGCAGCCGCAGGGCCAGTGGCTGCAGCCAGCCAAGGCCCAGATTGTCCGCACCAACCAGCCAAGCGCATCGGTACACTCTAGCGTCGTGCTGGGCAGCAGCGCTTACAGTCAGATGGCCCATTCCATGAGTGCCCGCTGTCCTGGAGACATGGACGAGCTTGGGGAAGTCGGCAGCTACCCTGCTTCGCTGCAGGGGGCGCTGTATCCACGAGCGCTCAGCATGGATCCCGGGGCAATGGAAGAAGAGCTTCTTCAAAGGCCATCGTCTGCGTACCGGCCCAGTGCTCCAGGCCTCCGCTATGGTCAGACTCCCCAGATCAGTCGCAGCCAGTCCGCCGCCTATTACCCCATCTCCCCTCATGAACTTGAGCGGCAGGCACAGCTGGGATCACCCGAAAACCCTCATGCAATGAGACGTCCAGTTAGTGCCACCAGTGCTGAACCCAAACCGCACCTGCCCACTCCACGCCCGCTGATCCACTCGCAGAGCGTGGGTCTGCGCTTTTCACCCTCTAGCAGCAGCCTGGGCCTGCCCGTGGGATCCTCTGCTAACCTTGGCCCAGGTTTCAGGGCTTCGGCATCAGCGCAGCAAATGGAGATCCCACTGAAGCTGGCCTACGAGGGTGGCTACTGCGATGCCCCGTCACCCGTTTCCCCACCCAGCATGGCGGGGGGAGGCACGTACCCTGGCGAAAGTGTGCGATCACGATCCACCCCCTTCATGGGCATCATTGACAAGACAGCGCGGACACAGCAGTACCTGCAGCAGACTCAGCAGCCGCCTCCATCGATGGCCCCCTCTTCGTCCTCCTCCCGCGCTTGGGCCGTCTCGTCCCTGGACACAGTGGTTAGCAGTCCAGCCACATCGCCTGGCAACACAGGCTACGGGCAACAGGGCCACATCGCCTACTACAACCGCACCAACAACGCCCACAACGGGCACCTGGCCGAGGACGACTACTACATGGCTCGGGACAGGGCCGACAACATGGGACGCGTCAGTCAGGCCCCCACCTACCCAGATGTTAAAGTGGCCCGGACGCTGCCGGTCGCCCAGGCCTACCAGGACAGCGAGTATAGGCAGGTGGGCCGTGGCGAGCGCCAGGGTCCGACCTCCCCGATCAAACCAAAGAGGCCCTTTGTTGAGTCCAATGTGTGA
- the tanc2a gene encoding protein TANC2 isoform X3, with amino-acid sequence MTRLGFLLGDKVTEGPDRVPYGMEEQDDSQAISMTQRISPCSSLASSSASPPPGSPCSTLPPGAPGSMGAYGSITSPTSTLESRDSGIIATLTSYSENADRGGKHGESSRGSLKLWQTQKTAGTDSFLYRVDENMAASTYSLNKIPERSLEHSASHSAHSIPLYLMPRPNSVAATSSAHLEDLAYLDEQRQAPLRTSLRMPRQNSGAGRSGQDLRVRFAPYRPPDIALKPLLFEVPSLTTESVFTGREWLFQEVDAHLRGSEPTNRGVIIVGNVGFGKTAIISRLVALSCHGNRMRQIASDSPHSSPKHGDTLPHTQPQSAHGTLVGGSSCPGTPEMRRRQEEVIRRLASQVVAYHYCQADNAYTCLVPEFVHNVAALLCRAPQLQAYRELLLRQPHLQSLLSLRSCVQEPMTAFRRGLLEPLHLLHRERKVACDEDLIILIDGLNEAEFHKPDYGDTIVSFLCKTIERFPPWLKLVVTVRTSLQDVTRPLPFHRISLDRLEESDAIDSDLQGYILHRLHSSQEIQNNVALNGKLDNAAFSKLSAHLKGLSRGSYLYLKLTLDLIEKGYLVLKSSSYKVVPVSLAEVYLLQLNMRFPTQSSFERALPLLNVAVASLHPLTDEQAFGAVNAGAVWGAALDWDDFQQRADHLSPFLVKRRDGTRMFVHPSFREWLIWREDGEKTKFLCDPRSGHTLLAFWFSRQEGKLNRQQTIELGHHILKAHIFKGLSKKVGVSSSVLQGLWVSYSTEGLSAALASLRNLYTPNIKVSRLLILGGANVNYRTEVLNNAPVLCVHAHLGYLEMVALLLEFGADVDGPSESGLTPVGYAAASGHLPIVTALCAKKAKVDHLDRNGQCALVHAALRGHLEVVKYLVQCDWSSDDEQPSAFSKSHAVQQALIAAASMGYTEIASYLLDLPEKDEEEEERAQINNFDTLWGETALTAAAGRGKLDVCRLLLEQGAAVSQPNRRGIVPLFSAVRQGHWQIVELLQNHGADVNMADKQGRTPLMVASSEGHLATAEFLLAQGASLALMDKEGLTALSWACLKGHLPLVRALVERGAATAHADKSGRTPLDLAAFYGDSEVVQFLVDHGAMIEHVDYSGMRPLDRAVGCRNTSVVVALLKKGAKIGPATWAMATSKPDIMIVLLSKLIEEGDGFYKKGKVKEAAQRYQYALKKFPREGFTEDLKTFRELKVSLLLNLSRCRRKMNDFGMAEEFASRALELKPKSYEAYYARARAKRSSRQFHAALEDLSEAMRLCPNNREIQRLLQRVEEECRQVAQQQELDPPPSPPPHERDPPMAPPPPLEPRLSDMEPVQDLFEEDEDYLERDLDGLPLGVPAEPHSSPSGLPVIQNVMPPSPSHRDSPYLSGPPSIGQAFDLRPTPPSMSSPTRQGYQSTSPSLSPTHQSSHYRPSPPHTSPAHQASSSSSSSSYHFSPPPSPLRRGGPQYRSSPISTSENMGLYRPQSASAASSGRYQQDQQLSGRPKSPLSKMSSQRSFQTAQLPAQQPQGQWLQPAKAQIVRTNQPSASVHSSVVLGSSAYSQMAHSMSARCPGDMDELGEVGSYPASLQGALYPRALSMDPGAMEEELLQRPSSAYRPSAPGLRYGQTPQISRSQSAAYYPISPHELERQAQLGSPENPHAMRRPVSATSAEPKPHLPTPRPLIHSQSVGLRFSPSSSSLGLPVGSSANLGPGFRASASAQQMEIPLKLAYEGGYCDAPSPVSPPSMAGGGTYPGESVRSRSTPFMGIIDKTARTQQYLQQTQQPPPSMAPSSSSSRAWAVSSLDTVVSSPATSPGNTGYGQQGHIAYYNRTNNAHNGHLAEDDYYMARDRADNMGRVSQAPTYPDVKVARTLPVAQAYQDSEYRQVGRGERQGPTSPIKPKRPFVESNV; translated from the exons GCCATCTCCATGACCCAGAGGATCAGTCCATGCTCCAGTCTGGCCAGCAGCTCAGCATCGCCACCTCCTGGCAGCCCATGCTCCACCCTGCCCCCCGGAGCCCCGGGCAGCATGGGCGCTTATGGCTCTATCACCAGCCCCACGTCCACGCTAGAGAGCCGAGACAGCGGCATCATCG CTACCCTCACCAGTTACTCGGAGAACGCGGATCGAGGCGGGAAACACGGCGAGAGCTCGCGAGGAAGCCTCAAACTGTGGCAGACTCAGAAAACAGCCGGGACCGACTCCTTCCTGTACCGCGTGGATGAAAACATGGCCGCCTCCACGTACAGCCTCAACAAAATCCCAGAGAGAAGCCTGGAGCACTCCGCCTCCCACTCCGCCCACTCCATCCCCCTCTACCTCATGCCCCGCCCCAACTCTGTGGCTG CCACAAGTTCTGCTCACTTGGAGGATCTGGCATATCTGGATGAACAGAGACAGGCCCCCCTGCGCACTTCCCTGCGAATGCCCCGCCAGAACTCGGGGGCAGGCCGCTCTGGGCAGGACCTAAGAG TGCGCTTCGCCCCATACCGCCCGCCGGACATCGCCCTGAAGCCCCTGCTGTTCGAGGTGCCCAGCCTGACGACCGAGTCGGTCTTCACAGGGCGCGAATGGCTCTTTCAGGAGGTGGACGCCCATCTCCGTGGCAGTGAGCCCACCAACCGCGGCGTGATCATCGTGGGCAACGTGGGCTTCGGCAAGACAGCCATCATCTCCCGCCTGGTGGCGCTTAGCTGCCACGGCAACCGCATGAGGCAGATCGCCTCGGACAGCCCGCATTCTTCACCCAAAC ATGGTGACACTCTCCCCCATACTCAGCCGCAGTCAGCTCATGGTACCCTTGTGGGGGGCAGCAGTTGCCCCGGCACTCCGGAGATGAGGAGACGTCAGGAGGAGGTGATCAGGAGACTCGCCTCTCAA GTGGTGGCATATCATTACTGCCAGGCAGACAATGCATACACGTGTCTGGTGCCGGAGTTTGTGCACAACGTGGCAGCTCTGCTGTGCCGGGCTCCTCAGCTGCAGGCCTACCGTGAGCTTCTGCTACGCCAGCCCCACCTGCAGAGCCTGCTCAGCCTGCGCTCCTGCGTCCAGGAGCCAATGACAGCCTTTCGCAGAGGCCTGCTGGAGCCACTACACTTACTGCacagag AGAGGAAGGTGGCGTGTGATGAGGACCTGATCATTTTGATTGACGGACTAAACGAGGCAGAGTTCCATAAGCCGGATTACGGAGACACCATCGTCTCCTTTCTGTGTAAAACTATCGAGCGCTTCCCACCCTGGCTCAAACTGGTGGTGACCGTCAGGACGTCCCTACAG gatGTGACCCGTCCATTGCCGTTCCACCGGATCTCTCTGGATCGCCTGGAGGAAAGTGACGCCATCGACTCAGACCTGCAGGGTTACATCCTGCACCGGCTGCACTCCAGCCAGGAGATCCAGAACAACGTGGCCCTGAATGGCAAGCTGGACAACGCCGCCTTTAGCAAGCTCAGCGCCCACCTGAAGGGCCTGAGCCGTGGCTCCTACCTCTACCTGAAGCTCACACTGGACCTCATTGAGAAGGGCTACCTGGTGCTCAAGAGCTCCAGTTACAAG GTGGTGCCGGTGAGCCTGGCGGAGGTGTACCTGCTGCAGCTGAACATGCGCTTCCCCACGCAGTCGTCGTTTGAGCGGGCCCTGCCTCTGCTGAATGTGGCCGTGGCCTCGCTCCACCCGCTCACGGACGAGCAGGCCTTCGGGGCGGTGAACGCCGGGGCTGTGTGGGGCGCTGCTCTTGACTGGGACGACTTCCAGCAGCGCGCAGACCACCTCTCTCCATTTCTGGTGAAGAGGCGGGACGGCACGCGCATGTTCGTACATCCGTCCTTCAGAGAGTGGCTGATCTGGAGGGAGGACGGAGAGAAGACCAAGTTCCTCTGTGACCCCAG GAGCGGCCACACACTGCTGGCCTTCTGGTTCTCCCGGCAGGAGGGCAAGCTGAACCGCCAGCAGACCATCGAGCTGGGCCACCACATCCTCAAAGCTCACATCTTCAAG GGCCTGAGTAAGAAGGTCGGGGTTTCCTCGTCCGTGCTGCAGGGGCTGTGGGTGTCCTACAGTACGGAGGGACTGTCTGCTGCTCTCGCGTCGCTGCGCAACCTCTACACTCCCAACATCAAG GTCTCTCGTCTGTTGATTTTGGGAGGAGCTAATGTGAACTACCGTACAGAGGTGTTGAATAACGCCCCGGTGCTGTGCGTACATGCCCACCTGGGTTACCTGGAGATGGTGGCCCTGCTGCTGGAGTTCGGGGCGGACGTTGACGGCCCATCAGAAAGCGGCCTTACTCCAGTGGGCTACGCTGCTGCCTCCGGCCATCTGCCTATCGTCACTGCCCTCTGCGCCAAGAAAGCCAAG GTGGACCATCTGGACAGGAACGGGCAGTGTGCTCTGGTTCACGCGGCCTTGCGGGGCCACCTAGAGGTGGTAAAGTACCTGGTGCAGTGTGACTGGAGCTCCGATGACGAGCAGCCCTCAGCCTTTAGCAAGAGCCATGCAGTGCAACAAGCCCTGATAGCAGCTGCTAGCATGGGCTATACTGAg attGCATCATATCTACTGGATCTTCCAGAGAAagatgaggaggaagaagagcgTGCGCAGATCAACAACTTCGACACACTGTGGGGGGAAACAG ctctgacAGCAGCAGCTGGTCGGGGGAAGCTGGACGTGTGCAGGTTGTTGTTGGAGCAGGGGGCTGCCGTGTCTCAGCCCAACCGCCGCGGCATAGTGCCGCTCTTCAGCGCCGTCCGCCAGGGACACTGGCAG attgTAGAACTGCTGCAGAATCACGGGGCGGATGTGAACATGGCAGATAAACAGGGTCGGACTCCTCTCATGGTGGCCTCCTCTGAGGGTCATCTGGCCACAGCTGAGTTCCTGCTGGCACAGG GTGCCTCATTGGCTCTGATGGACAAAGAAGGTCTTACCGCTCTCAGCTGGGCGTGTCTGAAAGGGCACCTCCCTTTGGTACGTGCTCTGGTGGAGAGGGGTGCAGCAACTGCTCACGCGGACAAGAGTGGACGGACCCCCCTGGACCTCGCAGCCTTTTACGGAGACTCTGAAGTG GTGCAGTTTCTGGTGGATCACGGTGCGATGATTGAGCATGTGGACTACAGCGGCATGCGACCTCTGGACCGAGCTGTGGGCTGCAGAAACACGTCGGTTGTGGTGGCGCTGCTGAAGAAGGGGGCCAAGATAG GTCCAGCGACGTGGGCAATGGCCACCTCCAAGCCGGACATCATGATCGTCCTCCTGAGCAAGCTGATCGAGGAAGGAGACGGGTTCTACAAG AAGGGGAAAGTGAAAGAGGCGGCTCAGCGGTATCAGTATGCCCTGAAGAAGTTTCCCCGAGAGGGCTTCACAGAGGACCTCAAAACCTTCAGAGAGCTCAAAGTCTCCCTGCTGCTCAACCTGTCCCGCTGCCGCAGGAAAATGAAC GACTTTGGCATGGCGGAGGAGTTTGCCTCCAGGGCTCTAGAGTTGAAACCCAAATCCTATGAGGCCTATTACGCACGAGCCCGCGCCAAGCGCAGCAGCAG GCAATTCCACGCAGCCCTGGAGGACCTGAGTGAAGCCATGCGCCTCTGCCCCAACAACCGCGAGATCCAGCGCCTGCTGCAACGCGTGGAGGAGGAATGTCGCCAGGTCGCTCAGCAACAGGAGCTGGATCCACCCCCTTCTCCACCTCCCCACGAAAGAGACCCACCGATGGCCCCACCTCCCCCGCTGGAGCCCCGCCTCTCAGACATGGAGCCCGTGCAGGACCTGTTCGAGGAGGACGAGGATTACCTGGAGCGAGATTTGGACGGTTTGCCACTAGGCGTCCCAGCTGAGCCTCACTCCAGTCCGTCAGGCTTGCCTGTGATTCAGAACGTCATGCCCCCATCCCCCAGCCACCGGGACTCCCCCTACCTCTCTGGACCTCCTTCGATTGGCCAGGCTTTCGATCTCCGCCCCACTCCGCCTTCTATGTCCTCCCCAACCCGCCAAGGCTATCAGTCcacctctccttccctctctcccacCCACCAAAGCTCTCATTATCGCCCGAGCCCGCCTCATACATCCCCAGCGCATcaagcctcctcctcctcctcctcttcctcttacCACTTCAGCCCTCCTCCATCACCTCTGCGTCGCGGTGGGCCGCAGTACCGCTCCAGCCCCATCTCCACCTCCGAAAACATGGGCCTCTACCGGCCCCAGTCAGCCTCTGCCGCTTCCTCGGGTCGCTACCAGCAGGATCAGCAGCTTTCAGGACGTCCCAAATCCCCTCTCTCCAAAATGAGCAGCCAGCGCTCCTTCCAGACAGCCCAGCTTCCAGCTCAGCAGCCGCAGGGCCAGTGGCTGCAGCCAGCCAAGGCCCAGATTGTCCGCACCAACCAGCCAAGCGCATCGGTACACTCTAGCGTCGTGCTGGGCAGCAGCGCTTACAGTCAGATGGCCCATTCCATGAGTGCCCGCTGTCCTGGAGACATGGACGAGCTTGGGGAAGTCGGCAGCTACCCTGCTTCGCTGCAGGGGGCGCTGTATCCACGAGCGCTCAGCATGGATCCCGGGGCAATGGAAGAAGAGCTTCTTCAAAGGCCATCGTCTGCGTACCGGCCCAGTGCTCCAGGCCTCCGCTATGGTCAGACTCCCCAGATCAGTCGCAGCCAGTCCGCCGCCTATTACCCCATCTCCCCTCATGAACTTGAGCGGCAGGCACAGCTGGGATCACCCGAAAACCCTCATGCAATGAGACGTCCAGTTAGTGCCACCAGTGCTGAACCCAAACCGCACCTGCCCACTCCACGCCCGCTGATCCACTCGCAGAGCGTGGGTCTGCGCTTTTCACCCTCTAGCAGCAGCCTGGGCCTGCCCGTGGGATCCTCTGCTAACCTTGGCCCAGGTTTCAGGGCTTCGGCATCAGCGCAGCAAATGGAGATCCCACTGAAGCTGGCCTACGAGGGTGGCTACTGCGATGCCCCGTCACCCGTTTCCCCACCCAGCATGGCGGGGGGAGGCACGTACCCTGGCGAAAGTGTGCGATCACGATCCACCCCCTTCATGGGCATCATTGACAAGACAGCGCGGACACAGCAGTACCTGCAGCAGACTCAGCAGCCGCCTCCATCGATGGCCCCCTCTTCGTCCTCCTCCCGCGCTTGGGCCGTCTCGTCCCTGGACACAGTGGTTAGCAGTCCAGCCACATCGCCTGGCAACACAGGCTACGGGCAACAGGGCCACATCGCCTACTACAACCGCACCAACAACGCCCACAACGGGCACCTGGCCGAGGACGACTACTACATGGCTCGGGACAGGGCCGACAACATGGGACGCGTCAGTCAGGCCCCCACCTACCCAGATGTTAAAGTGGCCCGGACGCTGCCGGTCGCCCAGGCCTACCAGGACAGCGAGTATAGGCAGGTGGGCCGTGGCGAGCGCCAGGGTCCGACCTCCCCGATCAAACCAAAGAGGCCCTTTGTTGAGTCCAATGTGTGA